AAGATGGACTGGACATAATCACTAGTAGGCTATATTTGGTTTATTGAAGTGAACAGGCCTGCTATAGGTAAGCAGCAGTAAATGCAGATATATCCGCAACATAGAGTGCAAGCATAATGGGGCACAGCACCAAATGTTGTGTCCCCACATTCTTCAAAAGTGTTACTGGTTGTATAGGCCATAACAACAAGTACTTATCTACATTAGGATCCAAGAGAAACTGAACCCGTGGCTTGCACTGCTGCATAGCAGGGCCCCTTATGGAAGTGATTGATACAGATGTGAACAGAATGACAGGGTGCACAAGAAGGTGGAGATATAGAATGTTGGTACAGAGTCAAGTAGGATGAATCATAGATACCTGGGTAACCTGAGGAAGTCCTCCAGAGTCTGCCATCTGGGAGGGACAAGATGCAAGAAGAAGAAATTAATAGAAATTTGGGAAGGAGAAATTGACCAAAGAttgatgctgaagaaagtaacatTATTCCACCTTCTTCCTAACAACTGCTTTCTTGCCCTGCAATAGTCAGTCTATTTTCATCTTCCTTTCATTGAATATATGACATTTGAGGGTAGACTAGAACCAAATAAAGGGGCCTTTAACACTAAGAGAAGAGGCCACAAACAAGAAGACCAGGAGACcacatacaaagtgaccaaacaaAAGAAGACACTACATACAAGGAAAAAGGCCACATACCAGGAGAAGAGACCAGACAGTATGAAGAAGAGGTCATATTCAAAGAAAGAagactttaaggggttatccacagattttttttattttttccccattctgcttaggctgcaaaaagaaaaataacaaactttaactctcctTCTGCCACTCCCCCAACACGTTATCCACTCACCCGTCTTCTAGTCCCCAATCTTCTTCCGCATTCTGGGGCTTGTCACGTCAGACTGCGCTAAGCTTATCGCTGGCCGCAGCAATGTACGCCAATCAACCTTGgcagatgataggctgagcggaagTGTCATGTAATGGGCCAGGGCAACTGGAAGAAGGGTGGGGCTCGGCCTGTTACATACTACGGTCGCTCACGgtatcaccagctgaggcgggacatcactgcggccagcaATAAGCTTAGCGCAGCCTGATGTGACTGGCTCCAGAACACGGGACAGTAAGATCGGCGCAACAGGGGAGCAGTGGAAGGTGAAGTTTGATATTTTTCTATTTaaagtgttgaaaaaaaaaatctgtggatTATCCCTTTAACAAGAAAAGGCAACATACAAGCATAGGAGACCAGATGTGTAAAATATCCAGAAATTTTAATCCCattttaaacagaaaaaaacactgttttgttcTGTTATTTcgtgggggggggatgaaatttTCAGAAAAATTTTACAGTTATGCAGAAAGGAGTAGTTTtacaaattaaaaataattttgttacACTGGGAACATAAAATTCAGTAAATATAAAAGGTCATATGCTTGAAATAAAAGTACAGCTTAAAATGGCTTATCAGGTAAAAACTTTTCTCTTTCATTATGCACAAGCTGCAgcatttaaaataataaactgacttaccttctgctgctcccCCTGATGCCTCCTTCAGGTGCAGTCTTCTTCCTGTTTCTGGGGGTCGgcacatcacactgctgctccgCTAAATACTGGCCGAAGTGATGTGATGATACAACACACTGCCGCTAAGCCCATCACCAGCCGAGGAAGGACAATGCTGAGACTGgcaattagctgagctgcagtgcgTCGACCCcctgaagcaggaagaagaccgcaTTGGAGAATGCGACGGCACAAGGTAAgtcaaaatgtattattttaattgCAGCAACCCGTGCCtaattaaaaaatacatatattttgccagacaacccctttaaaattatatatataggagaacTTGCAAGGATTCATAAATgtcttttatgatataatgatatTTTTATCCTTATAAAAGAACATATTCCAtgctcaattattattattattatttttttttaaatacttccaggggggggggggggggggggaagtgttggagaaaaaaaacaaccccccccccctcccccccatatttTTCTGTTTCTTTCCTTCTTTCCCCAAGCCTTCCCATCTCTAAAGGAGAGCATACAAGAATATGATACTGTAGATAGAAGAAAAGGCCAACAACAAAAATAGGAGAGAGAAGTAGAGGAGGCTGCATACAAAAAAAGATGATGCAAGGTACAGAAGAAAAACAAGAGGACCAGACATTAGAGGTAGAGAAGATCACATACAGAAAGGAGAGATTAGACACAAGAGGGAGAGAAGGCCACATGCTAAGGAGAGAAAAAGGAGAACACAAAAGAGGATACCAGACAGGAGAGGTAGAGAAGGATGGATGACCGTACCTTCAGGAATGTTGTGGTTGTTGGATCAAGCTTAGAGTTACATTCAACCTGTCAGTTAAACAGAAGTCAATAAGGAATAGCAATGTATAACAAGTTTATATAAGATGGAGCAATATTATTAAAGCTATGCTCTTAGACTTTGTTGTAAAATGTGCTACAATTTGGTGCATGTCTATACATCAGGTTAGAGACACATTTATGAGCTTTAGACCGTTTTTGTGGCTCACTTGATAAAAGGCATAGCTAGAGGCCTTTGATAAAGCCAGATTACACTGGCAAAACGTCAGGGAGGATGGTGTGACAGTTTTAGGGCGTCACTATTGTCAGTTGGTCCATCTATACAAAATAAACAATAATTGTTGGGAAAGGAATATAATAAGTCCTACAAGGGACTAAACATCAGATTGTAAATGTGCAACTCAAGTTAGTAGTAATCGAGAACAGTGCACAAGATATTTTAATGatcaataaaagttacgttttattaaTTAGGGGGGTCCTTAGTTAAGGGTTTCTTTGGGGTCTATCCTTATACGTGTGAGAGGGCTACATCACGACTTTGGTAATGCAACACACTGCAACGTTGCACATAATGTTAGTAAATGGTGTTGAGTTGCAACATAACATGACTACAATGCAACTGCAATCTTTACGTAAGCTCATGTGCTTGTGTAAAGAGCCTATTAAAAGGCTTTATCACTGTGCGGGGGTGGTGATCGCTGTATTGTTCGCACGGACagtggcttcattcattcattcattggtCACATATCCCTTTGGCTGATCACTGGCCATATTTTACAGGGCAATTTTGGCCCTAAAATGGCATTTACTGTTGCACGACACATGTCACCGTGCAGCCCTAGTCTTAAGTATATACATTATAAGAGACCATGGTCATTAGAGATCTGCTTCAAAGTGATCAGGCCTTCAGATAAATTAAAAAACAGTCTACGGACCTGGTAATCCAGCATAACATACTAAAGATCTGATAATACCTTACAGTTAAAAATACACctaaaagcaaaaaaaggaaacaaaaacaaTATAATAACAAGTGATCTAGTTATGAAGAATACAGCTAGGGCATCCTATGACCCACTGAAGAATGATGTTAGTGGAGATCTGGTTCATCCTACAGTGTGACTAAAGCGGTCCCATTTTTACACTTCAACCACCTTACCAGCTACAGAAAAACAGACTAACCACGCTGTCTTCAGCCGGGGAATTATCTCCAACAACCAGCATCACTGGAGCCCTGCGAGGAGAACAAGTCACATCAGAGGTAAATATGGCAGCCAACACTTAGCCCCTCCTTGATAGCTAAAGACCCATTATGTTTTTTGTATGCAATAGTGGGGTGcctttgtgtggtttattacataCAATGATTTACCTCAGAGTCTTGGCGTTTGGAACAGTCCCGGGACGATTCATTTCTAAATCTCTTCGACTAAAGATAAGAAACACTCATAAGATACAAGATGTCCTATAAGAACAGGTTATAACATAGGTAAATTATATTGGACCTAATAAGCAGCACAAACTATGTGACACGTACAACACAGCTCATCATGAGCCATGTCATGTATGACCAAGAGCCCCACCCCACCTTTATCATGGTTTATGGCACAAGAAGCCTCTCACCTGTTGTACATGTTCCAGAAGAGCTGCAGGTTGCTCTGGTTCACACAACTACTGATCTGCTGGCGGTAATTCTGCACCAGCTCTGTGTTATTCATCAGCTCCTCCTGAGGCAAGAGACAAAAGTCACCACAAAGGGCAGCATTGTTTCCCGGCTGACAGCATAGCATAGGTCAACACTAGAGGGCTCTGTCTACCACAAACACTGGACTTCAAACATTTACAGATATTATAACATGCTGAAAAAACAAGTAAAGCAACAGAAGCACAAGTCCAAGGGCAACATGCACTCTAGTGTCCCTagtccagtggcggatccaggggaagcaacggggcaattgcctagcctattgtgggggaacatctgctgcctagcCAATGTGGGGTACTACgtacctgcctagctaatatggcgCTAACTACTAAGCTAATAGGGGGGCATACCTACTATCTATATAGCGGTTTTCATACAGGGGAGAGGCTATCTGTgggatttacctacagggggcatgacctactaggggccactacctactgggggcattacctacatggggtactacctacctgggggacactacctaACTGGCAGCATTACGTACTTgtaagaaacaccttattttctgtccgccaacacaaaatattcCAATAGTGCCGGCTCACAAGACTCTGGATGTGCCCCTGACCTAGTGGCAGCCATAGTGTTACCTCTACAGGGAAGCAGTGTCCCTAATGGCAGTCAAATGGTTACCTCTACAGGACAGTAGGGTCCCTAGTTGCAGCCAAATTGTTACCTCTACAGGGTAGCTACCACTAGGGACCCTACTCCCATGTATAGTTAAAGTGTTGCCTTTACAGGGAAGCAGGGTCCTGTACCAGTATAGGGGAACAAAGTCCCAGCGCCAGCCATACTATGACTTGTAAAAAGGGAGCAGGATACCTAGTGGGAGCCATAATGTTACCCGCTTGTTGTGTGATGCAGAGTAATGGTACCTGACTGAAGAGATGAGAAAGCACGGTGTCCGGAAGAGAACTTGTCAGTCCAGACAGCTGTGTTGAGAAAATGGCAATACATCAGAATGTGGTATAGGGgggaggggataaaatgttatatTGAGGAGGTTCAGAggtcacatacagtcatggccataaatgttggcacccctgaaatttttcaagaaaataaagaatttctcacagaaaaggattgcagtaacacatgttttgctatacacatatttattccctttgtgtgtataggaactaaacctaaaaagggaggaaaaaaggcaaattggacataaatgtcaccccaaactccaaaaatgggctggacaaaattattggcacccttaacttaatatttaggtgcacaccctttagaaaaaataacaaatcagtggcttcctataaccatcaataagtttcctacacctctcagcaggaatgttggaccactcttcctttgcaaactgctccaggtctctcttattggaaggacgccttctcccaacagcaattttaagatctctccacaggtgttcaatgggatttagatctggactcattgctggccacttcaagaaatggatggcaacaaagcgctggagagttctggtgctttttgacgtatgtttggggtcattgtcctgctggaagacccaagatctagaatgcaaacccagctttctgacactaggctgtacagtgcgacccaaaatccattggtaatcctcagatttcatcataccttgcttttcttttctttgtaggcttcattctgttttcagtaaacagaagaatgatgtgctttaccaaaaagctctatcttggtctcatctgtccacaagacgttttcccagaaggattttggcttcctcaagttcattttggcaaaatgtagtcttgcttttttatgtctctgtctcagcagtggggtcctcctgggtccctaccatagcgtttcatttcatttaaatgtcgacggatagttcgtgctgacactgatgctccctgagcctgcaggacagcttgaatatctttggaacttgtttggggctgcttatccaccatccggactatcctgcgttgacacctttaatcaatttttctctctttccatgcccagggagattagctacagtgccatggtttgcaaacttcttgataatgttgcgcattgtggacaaaggcaaatcttgatctctgaagatggacttgagaaccaaaaattgtgggaaaatatcaacaatctcaaggttacaagtcctcagacagttctcttctcctctttctgttgtccatgtttagtgtggcacacacagacacacaatgcaaagactaagtgaacttataAATATACCAcattgaaagcagataaaaagcagatattgcccacacctgttacttgctgcaggtgagtttaaaggagcatcacatgcttgaaacaatcgtatttttccacaattttgaatgggtggcaataattttgtccagaccatttttggagtttggtgtgacattatgtacaatttgcttttttcctccctttttttggtttagttccaaaacacacaaagggaataaacgtgtatagcaaaacatgtgttactgcaatccttttctgtgagaaatactttattttgtagagaaatttcaagggtgccaacatttacggccatgactgtacatgctATTTATAATTCTATGACATCTGGCTCAGGtgcttgtacttaaaggggtactctggtggaaaacaattttttttaaatcaactagtgccaaacattttaagagatttgtaaattacttctatttaaaaatcttaatccttccagtacttataagctgctttatgctgcagaggaagttctgtagttctttccagtctgagcacactgctttctgctgacacctctgtccatgtcaggaactatccagagcaggaacaaatccccatagcaaacctctcctgctctggaacattcctgacatggacagaggtgtcagcagagagcactgtagtcagacagaaaacaacaactcaacttcctctggagaatacagtagctgataagtactggaaggattaatatttttaaatagaagtattttacaaatctgtttaactttctggtaccagttgatcagaaaaattgttttccactggagtacccctttaaaagttggggtgctaaaaaaaaaggaacaagtcTGAAATGGTGGCACAGTAGGCTGTAACATGTTACTCATCCCTGCCATACCTTAGAGGCCGCCCAGTCAATCCAGCCTTTTCCATTGGGATCAATGTTCACCAGCACCAATCCTTCCACCATCTCTGGGAAAATcagctgcaggaaaaaaaaaaagaataataataaaagcaTTAAATCAGCTTAGCTGGACATAAGAGAGCTCCAAAAGAGGGCACGTTGTATACATGTTACTTGTGGTTTGTTTTACTCTTCAGAACATAATCATGGCGGACTTACAGCAAACTTTGCAAGAACATAAGATCCAGCTCCAACTCCAATCCCAATGATTGTCTGGAAGCTGTGAAGCACAGTAAGAAACAGCATGTATGTAAAGTCTATTCACATATATATGATCATGTTTAAGGTTGTGGGGTCTGAGCACATGTCCATGGTCACTTATGTGAGGTCTGATGATGCCTTTGTAATCAGAGCTCACATAAAGAACCATGGGTATTAGGTCAGTCCTAAAACACAACCATTCTCATAGCTTACGTGATAGCTGCATATAGTTACATGACACAGGCTACATGCAAATGTATAGAACTTACCCAAAGTGTTGCAGGACACTGGGTAACATGGCTGCCAGGTTCTCCATAGTGGGATACTGGTAACTAGACAGGGGATAGGTAATCAACTGGAGTTAACGTTACTAAGTGACTGCATTATGGTGAGGTACAGTGGGTGTTACTTACCCTTGGGGGAACTGGGAAGCCCCCACCTGCTGACCTGGAGCATCAACATGACACACAACAAAATGCTTAGTGATCTCTTGCATGTCATCATAGTTGAAAAAGGTGTTGAAGCAGAGCTTATCTAAAAGATAGGAGAAATTCAGCATCTTTACTACTTTAACCAGACAATGAAATAttctttcaggttttttttttatttatcaaaacctgtgtagaggaaaactggagaagttgctcatagcaacctatcagattgtatctttaatttttcagaggcctttttaaaaataaaagaagtgatgattgtttgctatgggcaactgccccactcttcatatgcacaggttttgataaatctctccaataGTTTAGGCTCAAACAACAATGCATGAATACACATACTAAAAATATATATCTCTCCAAAGTCTTGTCATATCATAGAAGTTAAACATAAAATAAGGTCTTTCCAAAATGTTCCAATTTTCCAATTATTGAGTGAACAGTAGAAAATTAAAGCATTTATTTATGAGACATTAATAATTTAGTAGAAACCCGGTCTGAAATCTGGTGCTTCTACACATGTTTGACAGGCACATGATGGCTCCATAGATTACATGTATGCCTGCGCTATTAAGTGGGTCACACTGCCCTCTAGAGGAGGGTATAGGAAGCGTTGACTCTAGGACGATGGACAATGGATTCACCTTTTTTATTCGGTTAATTGTGCAGCGTTAGAGTACAGGACTCGTGTCCCTCAAGTGGTAGGAGTGGTAGCGGCATGGAAAATAATAACCTTTTGTTTTAATATGCATCATTTGACTTATACAATATATGTCACTCCCTCCCAAAATTCAcagaaaaaaaagacatacaaGTGGGTGTTCTGTACATAAAAGCAACAAGggttccatagtgtgactgctataTCAGTAGGGAATGTCATAGTAGGAATGCTCATACAGTAGagaactccatagtgtgacagctcttacagtagagaactccatagtgtgactgctcttacagtagagaactccatagtgtgacagctcttacagtagagaaatccatagtgtgactgctcttacagtagagaactccatagtgtgactgctcttacagtagagaactccatagtgtgactgctcttacagtagagaactccagtgtgacagctcttacagtagagagctccatagtgtgacagaatttacagtagagagctccatagtgtgacagcaTTTACAGTAGAGAACTCCATAGTGTTACTGCTTTTACAGTAGagaactccatagtgtgactgctcttacagtagagaactccatagtgtgacagctcttacagtagagaactccatagtgtgacagctcttacagtagagagctccatagtgtgacagctcttacagtagagagctccatagtgtgactgctcttacagtagagaattccatagtgtgactgctcttacagtagagaattccatagtgtgactgctcttacagtagagagctccatagtgtgactgttcttacagtagagagctccatagtgtgactgttcttacagtagagggcttcatattgtgactgctcttacagtagataattccatagtgtgactgctcttacagtagagggctccatattgtgactgctcttacagtagataattccatagtgtgactgctcttacagtagagggctcccTAGTGTgaatgctcttacagtagagagcccCATAGTGTGActcctcttacagtagagaattccatagtgtgactgctcttacaatagaggactccatagtgtgactgctcttacaatagAGGGCTCCCTAGTGTgaatgctcttacagtagagagccccatagtgtgactgctcttacagtagagggctccatattgtgactgctcttacagtagagaattccatagtgtgaatgctcttacagtagagagcccCATAGTGTGActcctcttacagtagagaattccatagtgtgactgctcttacaatatagaggactccatagtgtgactgctcttacaatagagggctctatagtgtgactgctcttacaaaagaggactccatagtgtgactgctcttacagtagagagctctATAATGTGACTGCTCTATAATGTGACTGCTCTTAGTagaggactccatagtgtgaccgctcttacagtagaggactccatagtatgactgctcttacagtagagggctccataTTGTGACTGCTTACAGtagagaattccatagtgtgactgctcttacagtagagggctcccTAGTGTgaatgctcttacagtagagagcccCATAGTGTGActcctcttacagtagagaattccatagtgtgactgctcttacaatagaggactccatagtgtgactgctcttacagtagagagctctatagtgtgactgctctaacAGTAGAGagctctatagtgtgactgctcttacagtagaggactctatagtgtgactgctcttacagtagaggactccatagtgtgactgctcttacagtagagggctccatagtgtgactgctcttacagtagataattccatagtgtgactgctctgacagtagagggctccatattgtgactgctcttacagtagataattccatagtgtgactgctcttacagtagaggactccatagtgtgactgctcttacaatagaggactccatagtgtgaccgctcttacagtagagagctctatagtgtgactgctcttacagtagaggactctatagtgtgactgctcttacagtagagagctctatagtgtgactgctcttacagtagaggactctatagtgtgactgctcttacagtagaggactccatagtgtgactgctcttacagtagagcactctacagtgtgactgctcttacagtagaggactccatagtgtgactgctctaacagtagagggctccatattgtgactgctcttacagtagagaattccctagtgtgaatgctcttacagtagagagccccatagtgtgactgctcttacagtagagggctccatattgtgactgctcttacaatatagaggactccatagtgtgactgctcttacaatagagggctctatagtgtgactgctcttacagtagaggactccatagtgtgactgctcttacaaaagaggactccatagtgtgactgctcttacagtagagagctctatagtgtgactgctcttacagtagaggactccatagtgtgactgctcttacaaaagaggactccatagtgtgactgctcttacagtagagagctctatagtgtgactgctcttacagtagaggactccatagtgtgactgctcttacagtagaggactccatagtgtgactgctctaacAGTAGAGGGCTCCATATTGTGACTGCTTACAGtagagaattccatagtgtgactgctcttacagtagagagctctatagtgtgactgctcttacagtagaggactctatagtgtgactgctcttacagtagaggactctatagtgtgactgctcttacaaaagaggactccatagtgtgactgctctaacagtagagggctccatattgtgactgctcttacagtagataattccatagtgtgactgctctgacagtagagggctccatagtgtgactgctcttacagtagataattccatagtgtgactgctctgacagtagagggctccatattgtgactgctcttacagtagataattccatagtgtgactgctcttacagtagaggactccatagtgtgactgctcttacaatagaggactccatagtgtgactgctcttacagtaaagagctctatagtgtgactgctcttacagtagaggactctatagtgtgactgctcttacagtagagagctctatagtgtgactgctcttacagtagaggactctatagtgtgactgctcttacagtagaggactccatagtgtgactgctcttacaaaagaggactccatagtgtgactgc
The sequence above is a segment of the Hyla sarda isolate aHylSar1 chromosome 6, aHylSar1.hap1, whole genome shotgun sequence genome. Coding sequences within it:
- the NDRG4 gene encoding protein NDRG4 isoform X2; its protein translation is MKLLRHKIQVWAGNGLRATSERRRHHPIGWSGRTNGVWGLLLPDLSLSGMSELRFPEEKPLLKGQDTEMESADTFLSAADTDWKEHDIETPYGMLHVVIRGTPKGNRPAILTYHDVGLNHKLCFNTFFNYDDMQEITKHFVVCHVDAPGQQVGASQFPQGYQYPTMENLAAMLPSVLQHFGFQTIIGIGVGAGSYVLAKFALIFPEMVEGLVLVNIDPNGKGWIDWAASKLSGLTSSLPDTVLSHLFSQEELMNNTELVQNYRQQISSCVNQSNLQLFWNMYNSRRDLEMNRPGTVPNAKTLRAPVMLVVGDNSPAEDSVVECNSKLDPTTTTFLKMADSGGLPQVTQPGKLTEAFKYFLQGMGYIASLKDRRQSASAVPSASMTRLARSRTASLTSASSVDGSRPRPCTQSESSEGIGQINHTMEVSC
- the NDRG4 gene encoding protein NDRG4 isoform X3; protein product: MSQALPTDAAASRLVLPLSVHLPEAADRGAPLREQRSPQTPGGLLLPDLSLSGMSELRFPEEKPLLKGQDTEMESADTFLSAADTDWKEHDIETPYGMLHVVIRGTPKGNRPAILTYHDVGLNHKLCFNTFFNYDDMQEITKHFVVCHVDAPGQQVGASQFPQGYQYPTMENLAAMLPSVLQHFGFQTIIGIGVGAGSYVLAKFALIFPEMVEGLVLVNIDPNGKGWIDWAASKLSGLTSSLPDTVLSHLFSQEELMNNTELVQNYRQQISSCVNQSNLQLFWNMYNSRRDLEMNRPGTVPNAKTLRAPVMLVVGDNSPAEDSVVECNSKLDPTTTTFLKMADSGGLPQVTQPGKLTEAFKYFLQGMGYMPSASMTRLARSRTASLTSASSVDGSRPRPCTQSESSEGIGQINHTMEVSC
- the NDRG4 gene encoding protein NDRG4 isoform X7; the encoded protein is MSELRFPEEKPLLKGQDTEMESADTFLSAADTDWKEHDIETPYGMLHVVIRGTPKGNRPAILTYHDVGLNHKLCFNTFFNYDDMQEITKHFVVCHVDAPGQQVGASQFPQGYQYPTMENLAAMLPSVLQHFGFQTIIGIGVGAGSYVLAKFALIFPEMVEGLVLVNIDPNGKGWIDWAASKLSGLTSSLPDTVLSHLFSQEELMNNTELVQNYRQQISSCVNQSNLQLFWNMYNSRRDLEMNRPGTVPNAKTLRAPVMLVVGDNSPAEDSVVECNSKLDPTTTTFLKMADSGGLPQVTQPGKLTEAFKYFLQGMGYIASLKDRRQSASAVPSASMTRLARSRTASLTSASSVDGSRPRPCTQSESSEGIGQINHTMEVSC
- the NDRG4 gene encoding protein NDRG4 isoform X1, producing the protein MSQALPTDAAASRLVLPLSVHLPEAADRGAPLREQRSPQTPGGLLLPDLSLSGMSELRFPEEKPLLKGQDTEMESADTFLSAADTDWKEHDIETPYGMLHVVIRGTPKGNRPAILTYHDVGLNHKLCFNTFFNYDDMQEITKHFVVCHVDAPGQQVGASQFPQGYQYPTMENLAAMLPSVLQHFGFQTIIGIGVGAGSYVLAKFALIFPEMVEGLVLVNIDPNGKGWIDWAASKLSGLTSSLPDTVLSHLFSQEELMNNTELVQNYRQQISSCVNQSNLQLFWNMYNSRRDLEMNRPGTVPNAKTLRAPVMLVVGDNSPAEDSVVECNSKLDPTTTTFLKMADSGGLPQVTQPGKLTEAFKYFLQGMGYIASLKDRRQSASAVPSASMTRLARSRTASLTSASSVDGSRPRPCTQSESSEGIGQINHTMEVSC
- the NDRG4 gene encoding protein NDRG4 isoform X8, coding for MPECWDGEHDIETPYGMLHVVIRGTPKGNRPAILTYHDVGLNHKLCFNTFFNYDDMQEITKHFVVCHVDAPGQQVGASQFPQGYQYPTMENLAAMLPSVLQHFGFQTIIGIGVGAGSYVLAKFALIFPEMVEGLVLVNIDPNGKGWIDWAASKLSGLTSSLPDTVLSHLFSQEELMNNTELVQNYRQQISSCVNQSNLQLFWNMYNSRRDLEMNRPGTVPNAKTLRAPVMLVVGDNSPAEDSVVECNSKLDPTTTTFLKMADSGGLPQVTQPGKLTEAFKYFLQGMGYIASLKDRRQSASAVPSASMTRLARSRTASLTSASSVDGSRPRPCTQSESSEGIGQINHTMEVSC
- the NDRG4 gene encoding protein NDRG4 isoform X5 — translated: MQLPEMFSSLISLWHGEERGLLLPDLSLSGMSELRFPEEKPLLKGQDTEMESADTFLSAADTDWKEHDIETPYGMLHVVIRGTPKGNRPAILTYHDVGLNHKLCFNTFFNYDDMQEITKHFVVCHVDAPGQQVGASQFPQGYQYPTMENLAAMLPSVLQHFGFQTIIGIGVGAGSYVLAKFALIFPEMVEGLVLVNIDPNGKGWIDWAASKLSGLTSSLPDTVLSHLFSQEELMNNTELVQNYRQQISSCVNQSNLQLFWNMYNSRRDLEMNRPGTVPNAKTLRAPVMLVVGDNSPAEDSVVECNSKLDPTTTTFLKMADSGGLPQVTQPGKLTEAFKYFLQGMGYIASLKDRRQSASAVPSASMTRLARSRTASLTSASSVDGSRPRPCTQSESSEGIGQINHTMEVSC
- the NDRG4 gene encoding protein NDRG4 isoform X6; amino-acid sequence: MKLLRHKIQVWAGLLLPDLSLSGMSELRFPEEKPLLKGQDTEMESADTFLSAADTDWKEHDIETPYGMLHVVIRGTPKGNRPAILTYHDVGLNHKLCFNTFFNYDDMQEITKHFVVCHVDAPGQQVGASQFPQGYQYPTMENLAAMLPSVLQHFGFQTIIGIGVGAGSYVLAKFALIFPEMVEGLVLVNIDPNGKGWIDWAASKLSGLTSSLPDTVLSHLFSQEELMNNTELVQNYRQQISSCVNQSNLQLFWNMYNSRRDLEMNRPGTVPNAKTLRAPVMLVVGDNSPAEDSVVECNSKLDPTTTTFLKMADSGGLPQVTQPGKLTEAFKYFLQGMGYIASLKDRRQSASAVPSASMTRLARSRTASLTSASSVDGSRPRPCTQSESSEGIGQINHTMEVSC
- the NDRG4 gene encoding protein NDRG4 isoform X4, with the protein product MISPGRVLPLLHGLLLPDLSLSGMSELRFPEEKPLLKGQDTEMESADTFLSAADTDWKEHDIETPYGMLHVVIRGTPKGNRPAILTYHDVGLNHKLCFNTFFNYDDMQEITKHFVVCHVDAPGQQVGASQFPQGYQYPTMENLAAMLPSVLQHFGFQTIIGIGVGAGSYVLAKFALIFPEMVEGLVLVNIDPNGKGWIDWAASKLSGLTSSLPDTVLSHLFSQEELMNNTELVQNYRQQISSCVNQSNLQLFWNMYNSRRDLEMNRPGTVPNAKTLRAPVMLVVGDNSPAEDSVVECNSKLDPTTTTFLKMADSGGLPQVTQPGKLTEAFKYFLQGMGYIASLKDRRQSASAVPSASMTRLARSRTASLTSASSVDGSRPRPCTQSESSEGIGQINHTMEVSC